One Pongo pygmaeus isolate AG05252 chromosome 10, NHGRI_mPonPyg2-v2.0_pri, whole genome shotgun sequence genomic window carries:
- the LOC129010716 gene encoding olfactory receptor 6C74-like, giving the protein MVIRNHTRVTVFILAGLTDNPELKVVLFIFLLLTYVLSITGNLIIITLTLVDIHLKTPMYFFLRNFSFLGISYTTTCIPKLLVTMATGDKSISYNSCVTQVFFAFLLGASEFSLLAAMSYDGYVAICKPLHYITITSSKICMQLVLGCWLAGFLIIFPPLLLGLNLDFCASNVVDHFYCDTTPLLQISCTDTQLLERMGFISALVTLLVTLVMVIISYTYIALTILKIPSTSEKKKAFSACSSHMIVISLSYGSCIFMYVKPSVKQKVSFSKGISVLNTSVAPLLNPFIYTLRNQQVKKAFMNVIYRIVSFSRK; this is encoded by the coding sequence ATGGTAATAAGAAACCATACCAGAGTGACGGTGTTCATCCTAGCAGGTTTGACTGATAACCCAGAATTGAAAGTTGTGTTGTTTATCTTCCTGCTTCTCACCTATGTGCTAAGCATCACTGGCAATCTGATTATCATCACACTCACCCTGGTGGATATTCACCTTAAGACTCCCATGTATTTTTTCCTTCGGAATTTTTCCTTCTTAGGAATTTCCTATACTACTACATGCATCCCTAAATTGCTAGTTACTATGGCAACTGGGGACAAAAGCATTTCCTATAACAGTTGTGTCACTCAAGTGTTTTTTGCCTTCCTACTTGGAGCGTCAGAATTTTCCTTGCTGGCAGCCATGTCCTATGATGGCTATGTGGCCATCTGTAAGCCCCTGCATTACATCACCATCACGAGCAGCAAAATCTGCATGCAGCTTGTGCTTGGGTGTTGGCTTGCTGGTTTTCTCATCATCTTTCCACCACTCCTCTTAGGCCTAAATCTTGACTTCTGTGCCTCCAACGTCGTTGATCATTTCTACTGTGACACTACTCCACTCCTGCAGATTTCTTGCACAGACACGCAGCTCCTGGAGAGGATGGGATTCATTTCAGCGTTGGTGACACTCTTAGTCACATTGGTAATGGTGATAATATCATATACTTACATTGCCCTGACAATTCTAAAAATCCCTTCAACCAGTGAGAAGAAAAAGGCTTTTTCCGCATGTTCTTCTCACATGATTGTGATATCCCTTTCTTATGGCAGCTGCATCTTCATGTATGTTAAGCCATCGGTCAAACAAAAGGTATCTTTTTCAAAGGGAATTTCGGTGCTCAATACCTCTGTTGCTCCACTTTTGAACCCTTTCATCTATACCTTAAGAAACCAACAAGTGAAAAAAGCCTTCATGAATGTGATATACAGGATTGTCTCTTTCTCAAGGAAATGA
- the LOC129010229 gene encoding LOW QUALITY PROTEIN: olfactory receptor 6C74-like (The sequence of the model RefSeq protein was modified relative to this genomic sequence to represent the inferred CDS: deleted 1 base in 1 codon) codes for MRNRTAVANFILLGLTDDPQLQVIIFLLLFFTYMLSITGNLTIITLTLLDLHLKTPMYFFLRNFSFLEVSFTTVCIPKFLVSMATGDKTISYNNCAAQLFFTILLGATEFFLLAAMSYDRYVAICKPLHYTTIMSSRVCSLLVFSSWMAGFLIIFPPLLMGLQLDFCAANTVDHFFCDVSPILQLSCTDTDIIELMMLLSAILTLTVTLVLVILSYTNIIRTILKIPSSQQRRKAFSTCSSHMVVVSISYGSCIFMYVKPSAKERVSLNKGIALLSTSVAPMLNPFIYTLRNKQVKDVFKHIVKKIELFSMK; via the exons aTGAGAAACCGTACAGCAGTAGcaaattttattcttcttggaCTGACAGATGATCCACAATTACaggtgattatt tttcttctcctttttttcacCTACATGTTGAGCATCACTGGGAATCTAACCATCATCACTCTCACCCTACTGGATTTGCATCTCAAGACACCCATGTATTTCTTCCTCCgaaatttctcatttttagaaGTCTCATTCACAACTGTCTGCATTCCCAAATTTCTTGTTAGTATGGCAACAGGTGATAAGACCATTTCTTACAACAATTGTGCAGCACAGCTGTTTTTCACTATTCTCCTGGGGGCAACTGAATTTTTTCTTCTGGCTGCCATGTCATATGACCGCTATGTGGCCATCTGCAAACCCCTGCATTACACCACCATCATGAGCAGCAGAGTTTGCAGCTTGCTGGTCTTTTCTTCATGGATGGCTGGCTTCCTAATAATTTTTCCGCCACTCCTGATGGGTCTCCAGCTTGATTTCTGTGCAGCCAACACTGTAGATCATTTCTTCTGTGATGTTTCTCCTATACTGCAGCTCTCTTGCACAGACACTGACATAATAGAATTAATGATGCTTCTCTCAGCCATTTTGACGCTCACGGTTACACTGGTATTAGTGATTCTCTCCTACACAAATATTATCAGGACTATTCTGAAAATACCTTCTTCTCAACAGAGAAGAAAAGCATTTTCTACATGTTCTTCCCACATGGTGGTCGTGTCCATTTCTTATGGCAGCTGCATCTTCATGTATGTGAAACCCTCAGCAAAAGAAAGAGTGTCATTAAATAAAGGGATAGCTCTGCTCAGCACTTCTGTTGCCCCCATGTTGAATCCCTTTATTTATACACTgagaaacaaacaagtaaaagaTGTTTTTAAGCACATAGTCAAAAAGATTGAACTTTTCTCAATGAAATGA